A region from the bacterium genome encodes:
- a CDS encoding type II secretion system F family protein yields the protein MALFAYTARGHDGALIEAKYDAASPAEVAAFVRDSGATPVRIEATRESSENRPSREISLRRKRVTQEDLIFFCRQMHRLARAGVPIVRSITGLAESTRNPAFREVLVDMLEGLRSGRELSESLAFHPEVFSRLFLSIVQIGENTGQLDDAFEQMGKYLEGDRENKRRVKAALRYPMIVISAIFGALVVVNMWVIPAFAQAFDELGADLPWATKLIMTSSKWTVAYWPYGVGILGALGLAVRAFLKTPEGRLSWDRAKLKIPLVGFIEFRATLARFARGFAVTSRAGVPMLETLRIIAGALDNEFIAERVQSLGQNIEHGETLTRAAAASEVFDPLVLQMMAVGEETGMLTEMFVEIAETYESEVEYELKRLTESIEPILIVGVGGIVLLMALGIYLPMWNLAGAALG from the coding sequence ATGGCGCTCTTTGCCTATACGGCGCGGGGCCACGACGGCGCGCTCATCGAAGCGAAATACGATGCGGCTTCCCCGGCGGAGGTTGCGGCCTTCGTCCGTGATTCAGGCGCCACACCGGTTCGGATCGAAGCGACTCGCGAATCATCGGAGAACCGTCCCTCACGAGAAATCTCGTTGCGCCGCAAGCGGGTCACCCAGGAGGACCTGATCTTCTTCTGCCGCCAGATGCACCGTCTGGCGCGAGCGGGTGTCCCGATCGTTCGGTCCATCACTGGATTGGCCGAGTCGACCCGCAATCCGGCGTTCCGGGAAGTACTCGTCGACATGCTCGAAGGTCTGCGTTCTGGCCGGGAGCTCTCGGAAAGCCTGGCGTTCCATCCAGAAGTCTTCTCGCGGTTGTTCCTCAGCATCGTGCAGATCGGCGAGAATACCGGTCAGCTCGATGATGCTTTCGAGCAGATGGGCAAGTACCTCGAGGGAGATCGTGAGAACAAGCGCCGTGTGAAGGCCGCTCTCCGGTATCCGATGATCGTGATCTCGGCCATCTTCGGTGCGCTGGTCGTCGTGAACATGTGGGTCATTCCGGCCTTTGCGCAAGCCTTCGACGAACTCGGTGCGGATTTGCCGTGGGCCACGAAGCTGATCATGACGAGCAGCAAGTGGACCGTGGCCTATTGGCCCTATGGCGTGGGCATCCTCGGCGCGCTCGGTTTGGCGGTGCGTGCCTTCTTGAAGACCCCCGAAGGCCGCCTCAGCTGGGATCGCGCCAAGCTGAAGATCCCGCTCGTCGGCTTCATCGAATTTCGCGCGACGTTGGCTCGCTTCGCTCGAGGGTTCGCGGTGACATCCCGTGCCGGTGTCCCCATGCTCGAGACGCTTCGGATCATCGCCGGGGCACTCGACAACGAGTTCATCGCGGAGCGCGTGCAAAGCCTCGGGCAGAACATCGAGCACGGGGAAACCCTCACCCGCGCGGCTGCAGCCTCCGAGGTCTTCGATCCTCTCGTCCTACAGATGATGGCCGTCGGCGAGGAGACCGGAATGCTCACGGAAATGTTCGTGGAGATTGCCGAGACCTATGAGAGCGAGGTCGAGTACGAGTTGAAGCGCCTGACCGAATCCATCGAGCCGATCCTGATCGTAGGCGTCGGCGGGATCGTGTTGCTGATGGCGTTGGGCATCTATCTGCCCATGTGGAACCTGGCAGGAGCTGCGCTCGGCTGA
- a CDS encoding prepilin-type N-terminal cleavage/methylation domain-containing protein, producing MTNQANARRGSGFTLIELVVVIAILGLLAAIALPKFVDLTSNARTAAFNGVRGGFSSGIQLAHAQWLAAGTAPATISMSGTTVNMSATGWPTIDNANATQNTAAELYGLIMTGAVPNGWTSTETPAAGAGTGTFSLAGAGGGNFTYDAATGFVN from the coding sequence ATGACCAATCAAGCAAACGCTCGACGCGGATCAGGTTTTACCTTGATCGAACTGGTGGTGGTCATCGCCATTCTGGGGCTGTTGGCGGCCATCGCACTTCCCAAGTTCGTTGATTTGACCTCGAACGCGCGCACAGCGGCGTTCAACGGCGTGCGAGGCGGCTTCTCTTCAGGCATCCAGCTGGCGCACGCTCAATGGCTCGCTGCTGGAACGGCACCGGCCACCATTTCGATGAGCGGCACGACCGTGAACATGAGTGCTACAGGCTGGCCCACGATCGACAACGCGAACGCAACGCAGAACACCGCGGCCGAACTCTACGGCCTCATCATGACCGGCGCTGTGCCGAATGGCTGGACCTCCACCGAGACGCCAGCAGCCGGCGCGGGAACAGGCACTTTTTCCCTGGCCGGCGCTGGCGGCGGTAATTTCACCTACGACGCCGCCACCGGCTTCGTAAACTAG
- a CDS encoding prepilin-type N-terminal cleavage/methylation domain-containing protein: MGSARLSRGGGWKRSRREQGFNLTELVLALVILGLLAGVSAPRFFERRTFDERLAKDEMAAALRFGQKLALVTTCEIRVQVTASTWTLDHRANCNSGAFGQAVFHPGTGKPGYAGSMPTGIALAGTVNPLHFDSQGRATDAGGVVSDATFTIGARSIDVVGATGLVRSP; this comes from the coding sequence TTGGGCTCCGCGCGCCTCTCGCGCGGCGGCGGCTGGAAGCGATCCCGGAGGGAGCAGGGCTTCAACCTGACGGAGCTGGTTCTTGCCCTGGTCATTCTCGGCCTGCTGGCGGGTGTCTCCGCGCCCCGCTTCTTCGAGCGTCGGACATTCGACGAGCGCCTCGCGAAAGACGAGATGGCGGCTGCACTACGCTTCGGCCAGAAGCTGGCCCTCGTGACCACCTGCGAGATTCGTGTCCAGGTGACTGCCTCTACCTGGACCCTCGACCACCGGGCCAACTGCAACAGCGGAGCCTTCGGCCAGGCGGTCTTCCACCCGGGAACCGGTAAGCCGGGCTACGCCGGCAGCATGCCAACGGGCATCGCCTTGGCAGGTACGGTCAATCCACTCCATTTCGATTCCCAGGGACGTGCGACGGATGCGGGCGGCGTCGTCTCGGATGCGACATTCACGATCGGAGCCCGGAGCATCGACGTGGTGGGAGCGACGGGTCTTGTCCGGTCTCCGTGA
- a CDS encoding prepilin-type N-terminal cleavage/methylation domain-containing protein translates to MRHSRSEPGASTWWERRVLSGLRESKRLQAGVTLVELIVSITIIAVALVGTLQVIRVTVGSSADPMIRQQASAVADAYLSEILLKSFYDPDLGAGGGICPSAEVTRTLWDNVCDYQGLDDNGARDQQDTAIAGLTGYRVRVQIDTSPNLGGLTGPADVVRVDVRVNFGTHTDFTVSGYRTRL, encoded by the coding sequence ATGCGACATTCACGATCGGAGCCCGGAGCATCGACGTGGTGGGAGCGACGGGTCTTGTCCGGTCTCCGTGAGTCGAAGCGGCTGCAGGCGGGGGTGACGCTGGTCGAGCTGATCGTTTCGATCACGATCATCGCGGTCGCGCTGGTCGGCACCCTCCAAGTCATCCGGGTGACCGTCGGCTCCAGCGCCGACCCGATGATTCGTCAACAGGCCAGCGCCGTGGCGGACGCGTACCTCTCCGAGATCCTCTTGAAATCGTTCTACGATCCGGATCTCGGCGCCGGAGGAGGTATTTGTCCCTCCGCCGAGGTCACCCGAACCCTCTGGGACAACGTCTGCGACTACCAGGGGCTCGATGACAACGGCGCCCGAGACCAACAGGATACGGCCATCGCGGGCTTGACCGGCTATCGCGTACGGGTCCAGATCGACACGAGCCCCAACCTCGGGGGGCTCACGGGCCCGGCAGATGTCGTCCGTGTGGACGTCCGGGTCAATTTCGGAACACACACCGATTTCACCGTCAGTGGCTACAGGACCCGCCTGTGA
- a CDS encoding type II secretion system protein: protein MTARRTTGFTLIELVVTLTITGLLAGLLMTSIQQPILAYEDVARRVRLVDGAENALHHVERETRSALPNSLRLTGGGGTLEFIPTQDGARYRRQPGVNPSTIDHTAASDVLAFTGDDSWNLLGRLQNLGFTYGVALGAEMRIAVYNTSTNVYASAAADASPSTVTPSATTITVLDDGDEDQLALSAAFDFLLESPDQRLYLIAPPLTYRCDTTAGTLTRHSSYGFHAAQPNNPAAAPLAGGSSALVVEGVSACIFTYVAGTSSRSGLLTMELGVTEGTETVTLLHQIHVENAP, encoded by the coding sequence GTGACCGCCCGAAGGACCACAGGCTTTACCCTCATCGAGCTGGTCGTGACGCTCACGATTACCGGATTGTTGGCGGGGCTCCTGATGACCTCGATCCAACAGCCGATCCTGGCCTACGAGGATGTCGCACGCAGAGTTCGCCTCGTAGACGGCGCCGAGAATGCACTGCACCACGTCGAGCGCGAAACACGATCCGCTCTGCCCAACAGCCTCCGCCTCACCGGAGGCGGTGGAACACTCGAGTTCATCCCGACCCAGGACGGTGCCCGCTACCGGAGGCAACCCGGGGTGAACCCTTCGACGATCGACCACACGGCTGCCAGCGACGTTCTGGCGTTCACGGGGGACGATTCGTGGAACCTCCTCGGGCGCCTTCAAAACCTCGGATTCACCTACGGCGTGGCGCTGGGTGCCGAGATGCGAATCGCCGTCTACAACACCAGCACGAACGTCTACGCGAGTGCGGCCGCCGATGCGTCGCCCTCGACGGTGACTCCCTCCGCCACGACGATCACTGTCCTCGACGATGGCGACGAAGACCAGCTTGCGCTTTCCGCCGCTTTCGATTTCCTGCTCGAATCGCCTGACCAACGCCTCTACCTGATTGCACCGCCTCTCACCTACCGCTGCGACACGACCGCCGGAACCCTGACGCGCCATTCCAGCTACGGCTTCCATGCAGCCCAGCCCAACAATCCGGCTGCCGCCCCACTCGCGGGCGGTTCGAGTGCTCTGGTGGTCGAGGGTGTGAGCGCTTGCATCTTCACCTACGTCGCGGGCACCTCGAGCCGCTCCGGTCTGCTCACGATGGAATTGGGAGTGACGGAGGGAACCGAGACCGTCACTCTCCTGCACCAGATCCATGTGGAGAACGCGCCGTGA
- a CDS encoding pilus assembly protein MshP, whose product MRRQREQGFGLVTAIFVLIVLAASGLAMISLSGVQRRTASLSLQALRADQAARSGLQWAAHNAISAGACPPNTTLTLTEGGLQGFSVAVSCTSTAHVEAATTSTIFELDSVGEYGSFGSADYVRRRVRASLHQGS is encoded by the coding sequence GTGAGGCGGCAGCGCGAGCAGGGTTTCGGTCTGGTGACTGCGATCTTCGTACTCATCGTCCTGGCCGCTTCGGGTCTCGCAATGATCTCGCTCAGCGGCGTGCAGCGCAGGACGGCAAGCCTCTCCCTGCAGGCGCTGCGTGCGGATCAAGCCGCGCGAAGCGGCCTTCAGTGGGCGGCTCACAACGCGATCTCGGCGGGTGCCTGTCCGCCGAATACCACCCTGACCCTTACCGAGGGGGGCCTTCAAGGCTTCAGTGTGGCGGTCAGTTGCACCAGTACGGCCCATGTCGAAGCCGCAACCACATCGACGATCTTTGAACTCGATTCGGTGGGCGAATACGGCTCGTTCGGTAGCGCGGACTATGTGCGTCGCCGGGTTCGCGCGAGTCTCCACCAGGGGAGCTAG
- a CDS encoding right-handed parallel beta-helix repeat-containing protein, translated as MSPKTRFAFALGMALLLSGRSVATDYYVRTSGSDGNPGTSAAAAWQTVQHALDTMVPGDTTYVGAGTYVEAVRSVRNGTAGAPIGLIADTTGASTGDAGTVALTRAGQDVVRVTHAHHLLRGFSISGGRDGLETVNADGLVLDRVVATSNGDDGFDLHNTDATLTDCTIDRALATGLEVTGSGNISLSGANVISNSGVYGVFSQDVTLKMAGGTVSGNRRGGIRCRRGSLSVDAATVKDNRRDGIRCDRATVTVSDSTFSNNRTLGIRAERSGSLTVLGTSISSSGSHGIYAKAVPVDVRSTQITKSRQNGIVVLNAPKGSVRDVKISSSGARGILARSSKLDLVSVAITASARDGILATRGGSLGIFDSTIEKSNNDGIEVNKVELKVVSSLISGSRGRGVFVRGAKGGLYSTQVLDGRSHGVDLLGAKNFALVNSVVARNGRHGIYARRGAKANIWHTVVADSKVAGVLVAGGTTFLTNSIVARNRLGLYLTGKKSKLKHGYNVLWKNRRDFLGTAAGTGELLADPAFTSSTDFHLLAASPAIDAGTDASATTVVDLEGNARPEGAAYDMGPYELAMLPAVDHFTVSHDGHGVYCLGETIRVSAIDSLGAVVDDYTGAITLDTQTGNGTWEATAANLGGFGDATPDDGIATYAFADADDGVAEFTLTYLQGGTPVDVDTFETANTALRDDDAEGTIVWSPSGFVVTANALSNPPPAVINDPIPTQTAGSVFPLHITAYGQTPTDPTCGVIESYTGARPVSFWGSHLDPGTGTLLPTIDAATIGSSQAAASAQKVIFSSGHAIVSAKYKDVGRIQIDLADLTVTEPSGGIPGATGDFVVRPAELEIAAIRRPDATSNPAVSVPTGAVFVAAGTPFEVDVRVLDAEGSLTPNFGQEVSPEGLTIRASTLVAPASGRNGTSGAGTILNGSSFSAVTPTGTFRGSSFGWDEVGAIRLEASVTDGSYLGTGPFVGGESGTVGRFTPASFDVALNAPSFESACTPGAFTYVGQEVAFAAGLEPEVTVTALNAQGTTTENYTGTWFRLDAASQTGLAFLAASGALTAAGPNPPTVSPLGSGRGRVRFDNGPDVGFQRTAPVAPFDGEIELRFDLFDQDGVAPTSANPVRFGQAAAGLGISFSAGKAQRFGRMVITNAHGSELTTLGVPLGSEFWNGSAFVDHTADVCTTAATAWLGLTPQPGSLSTSPTIGNNPLIAGDAGLVLSPPGVGQTGHVDLLFDLTTGTGADLPWLFGDWNGDGGWLESPTGRATFGIFAGEGRTIYVRDAY; from the coding sequence TTGTCCCCGAAGACCCGTTTTGCATTCGCGCTTGGAATGGCACTGCTGCTTTCGGGCCGCAGCGTGGCTACGGATTACTACGTGCGCACCAGCGGGAGCGACGGCAACCCGGGCACGTCGGCCGCCGCAGCGTGGCAGACGGTTCAGCATGCCCTGGACACCATGGTCCCGGGCGACACGACGTACGTCGGGGCCGGCACGTACGTGGAAGCGGTTCGTAGCGTTCGCAACGGCACCGCGGGTGCACCCATTGGGCTGATCGCGGACACCACCGGAGCCTCCACGGGAGATGCCGGGACGGTGGCGCTTACCCGCGCCGGCCAGGATGTCGTCCGTGTGACCCACGCCCACCATCTTCTGCGCGGTTTCAGCATCAGCGGCGGCCGCGACGGGCTCGAAACCGTCAACGCCGATGGGCTCGTGCTCGATCGGGTGGTGGCAACGAGCAACGGCGATGACGGCTTCGACCTCCACAACACGGATGCCACGCTCACCGATTGCACGATCGATCGTGCGCTGGCAACGGGTCTCGAAGTCACCGGCTCGGGCAACATTTCCCTTTCGGGGGCGAACGTCATCTCGAATTCCGGCGTGTATGGCGTCTTCAGCCAGGATGTGACCTTGAAAATGGCTGGAGGCACGGTTTCCGGGAACCGCAGGGGAGGAATCCGGTGCCGACGCGGAAGCCTGTCGGTCGACGCTGCGACGGTCAAGGACAACAGGAGAGACGGCATCCGATGCGACCGGGCGACCGTGACGGTTTCCGACTCGACGTTCTCGAACAACCGTACGCTGGGGATCAGGGCCGAGCGGTCGGGATCACTCACCGTTCTCGGTACGAGCATCTCGAGCAGCGGAAGCCATGGCATCTATGCAAAGGCCGTCCCCGTCGATGTCCGCTCCACCCAGATCACCAAGAGCCGGCAGAACGGAATCGTCGTCTTGAATGCCCCGAAGGGGTCGGTTCGGGACGTGAAGATCAGCTCGAGCGGTGCGCGGGGCATCCTCGCCAGAAGCTCCAAGCTCGATCTGGTCAGTGTCGCGATCACGGCGAGTGCTCGCGACGGAATTCTCGCCACGAGAGGCGGGAGCCTCGGGATCTTCGACTCCACCATCGAGAAGAGCAACAACGATGGAATCGAGGTGAACAAGGTCGAGCTGAAAGTCGTGAGCTCCCTCATCAGTGGCAGCCGCGGTCGCGGCGTCTTCGTGAGGGGGGCAAAGGGTGGCCTCTACTCGACGCAGGTCCTCGACGGCAGGAGCCACGGCGTGGATCTCCTCGGAGCCAAGAATTTTGCGCTCGTCAACTCGGTCGTCGCACGAAATGGCCGGCACGGTATCTATGCTCGCAGGGGAGCAAAGGCGAACATCTGGCATACGGTCGTCGCGGACAGCAAGGTGGCCGGCGTCCTGGTCGCCGGCGGTACGACCTTCCTCACGAACTCGATCGTGGCCCGGAACCGCCTGGGGCTCTACCTGACGGGGAAGAAGTCCAAGCTGAAACATGGCTACAACGTCTTGTGGAAGAACCGTCGAGATTTCCTCGGGACCGCCGCCGGAACGGGAGAGCTGCTCGCGGATCCGGCCTTCACGAGTTCGACGGATTTCCACCTGCTTGCAGCTTCGCCCGCGATCGATGCGGGAACGGACGCGAGCGCGACCACCGTGGTGGACCTCGAAGGAAACGCGCGACCGGAAGGGGCAGCCTATGACATGGGCCCCTATGAGCTGGCCATGCTTCCGGCCGTGGATCACTTCACCGTCAGCCATGATGGCCATGGCGTCTACTGCCTGGGGGAGACGATCCGGGTTTCCGCGATCGATTCCTTGGGGGCGGTCGTGGACGACTATACCGGGGCCATCACGCTGGATACGCAGACCGGGAATGGAACCTGGGAAGCGACGGCTGCCAACCTGGGCGGCTTCGGCGATGCGACCCCGGATGACGGCATCGCAACCTATGCGTTCGCGGATGCCGACGATGGCGTGGCGGAGTTCACGCTGACCTACTTGCAGGGCGGTACCCCCGTCGATGTGGACACCTTCGAGACGGCCAACACCGCCCTGCGGGACGACGATGCGGAAGGAACGATCGTATGGTCTCCGAGCGGTTTCGTGGTCACCGCCAACGCCCTCTCCAATCCACCGCCGGCGGTGATCAATGATCCGATTCCCACCCAGACCGCGGGCAGCGTGTTTCCGCTGCACATCACGGCCTACGGCCAGACACCCACGGATCCGACCTGCGGGGTGATCGAGTCCTATACGGGGGCACGCCCGGTTTCCTTCTGGGGTAGCCACCTCGACCCTGGCACGGGCACCCTCCTCCCAACGATCGACGCTGCGACCATCGGCAGCAGTCAAGCAGCTGCGTCAGCTCAGAAAGTGATCTTCTCGAGCGGCCACGCGATCGTTTCTGCGAAATACAAGGACGTCGGACGCATCCAGATCGACCTGGCCGATCTCACGGTCACCGAGCCTTCAGGCGGGATTCCAGGTGCGACCGGAGACTTCGTCGTACGGCCTGCTGAGCTCGAAATCGCCGCGATCCGTCGGCCCGATGCCACGTCGAATCCAGCAGTTTCGGTTCCGACAGGCGCCGTATTCGTTGCCGCGGGAACCCCGTTCGAAGTCGACGTTCGCGTCCTCGACGCCGAGGGAAGCCTGACGCCGAATTTCGGGCAGGAAGTCAGCCCCGAAGGCCTCACGATCCGGGCGTCGACCCTGGTTGCACCTGCAAGCGGCCGCAACGGAACTTCCGGAGCCGGCACGATCCTGAACGGCTCCAGTTTCTCGGCTGTCACGCCAACCGGGACCTTTCGCGGCTCGAGCTTTGGTTGGGACGAAGTCGGCGCAATTCGGCTCGAGGCGAGCGTGACCGATGGGAGTTACCTCGGCACCGGACCGTTCGTCGGTGGAGAATCCGGCACGGTCGGTCGTTTCACCCCGGCGTCCTTCGATGTCGCGCTGAATGCGCCCAGCTTCGAGAGTGCGTGTACCCCCGGTGCCTTCACCTACGTGGGCCAGGAAGTGGCTTTCGCCGCCGGACTCGAACCAGAAGTCACGGTGACGGCCTTGAACGCCCAGGGGACGACGACCGAGAACTACACCGGGACCTGGTTTCGCCTCGACGCGGCAAGCCAGACTGGTTTGGCCTTCCTCGCCGCCTCGGGAGCCCTCACGGCCGCCGGGCCCAATCCGCCGACCGTGAGCCCGCTGGGCTCTGGGCGGGGCCGGGTGCGCTTCGACAACGGTCCCGACGTTGGATTTCAGCGAACGGCCCCCGTGGCTCCCTTCGACGGCGAAATCGAGCTTCGTTTCGATCTCTTCGACCAGGATGGCGTGGCTCCCACCAGCGCCAACCCGGTGCGCTTCGGCCAGGCCGCAGCCGGTCTCGGCATCTCGTTCAGCGCGGGAAAGGCTCAGCGTTTCGGGCGCATGGTCATCACCAATGCTCATGGTTCCGAACTCACCACACTCGGCGTGCCACTTGGCAGCGAGTTCTGGAACGGCAGCGCCTTCGTCGATCACACCGCTGATGTCTGCACGACGGCGGCTACGGCCTGGCTCGGCCTCACGCCTCAGCCCGGAAGTCTTTCGACCTCACCTACCATCGGCAACAACCCGCTGATCGCCGGAGATGCGGGGCTGGTGCTCTCACCGCCTGGTGTGGGTCAGACCGGCCACGTGGACCTCCTCTTCGACCTCACCACCGGAACCGGGGCCGATCTGCCGTGGCTGTTCGGTGATTGGAATGGAGACGGTGGTTGGCTCGAGAGTCCGACCGGGCGCGCGACGTTTGGCATCTTCGCTGGTGAAGGTCGGACCATCTACGTGCGGGATGCCTACTGA